In Plectropomus leopardus isolate mb chromosome 20, YSFRI_Pleo_2.0, whole genome shotgun sequence, one DNA window encodes the following:
- the LOC121959497 gene encoding tripartite motif-containing protein 16-like has protein sequence MAQQGIQMDERKVCCSICQDVLKDPVTIPCGHNYCMNCIKSHWDEEDQRQVHSCPQCRQTFIPRPALVKNTVLADLVEELKKTGLQTAPADDHYAGPGDVWCDFCTGKKLKALKSCVQCLVSYCEQHLQPHYESAAFKKHKLVDPSKKLQESVCTRHNEVIKIFCRTDQQCICILCSMDEHKGHDTVSAAAERSEKQKELEPSRQKIQQRIQSREKDVEVLQQEVEAINRSADKAVEDSEKIFTDLIRLIEKRSSDVKQQIRSQQETEASRVKDLQEKLQQEITDLRRKDAELEQLSQTEDHTQFLQNYPELSNLTVRKDSSKINIRPVRYFEDLTTAVLKARDKLHNILIDVWTKILEIEVDVLLFQPQPKTRAEFLQYSRQITLDPNTAGNWLSLSEGNRQTTVKETLRVLLNPPSRLYPLAQPGSHTDFDRLQVLSRESLTGRCYWEVEWRGRSVSVAVTYRYMRGPVYESGFGNDATSWAMHCLSHRYKFRHDNIRTPISGPQSSRVGVYLDHSAGILSFYSVSETMTLLHRVQTTFTQPLYAGVGLYCVDGSADLCEIK, from the coding sequence ATGGCGCAGCAAGGAATTCAGATGGATGAGCGGAAAGTCTGCTGTTCGATCTGTCAAGATGTACTGAAGGATCCGGTGACTATTCCCTGTGGACACAACTACTGTATGAACTGTATTAAAAGCCACTGGGATGAAGAGGATCAAAGGCAAGTCCACAGCTGTCCTCAGTGCAGACAGACCTTCATACCGAGGCCTGCTCTGgtgaaaaacactgttttggcAGATTTAGTGGAGGAACTGAAGAAGACTGGACTCCAAACTGCTCCAGCTGATGACCACTATGCTGGACCTGGAGATGTGTGGTGTGATTTCTGCACTGGGAAAAAGCTGAAAGCTCTCAAGTCCTGTGTGCAGTGTCTGGTCTCGTACTGTGAGCAGCACCTCCAGCCTCACTATGAATCTgctgcctttaaaaaacacaagctgGTCGACCCCTCCAAGAAGCTTCAGGAGAGCGTCTGCACTCGTCACAATGAGGTGATAAAGATTTTCTGCCGCACTGATCAGCAGTGTATCTGTATTCTCTGCTCCATGGATGAACATAAAGGCCACGACACagtttcagctgcagcagaacgGAGTGAGAAGCAGAAAGAGCTCGAGCCGAGTCGACAAAAGATCCAGCAGAGAAtccagagcagagagaaagatgtgGAGGTGCTTcagcaggaggtggaggcgATCAATCGCTCTGCTGATAAAGCTGTGGAGGACAGTGAGAAGATCTTCACTGATCTGATCCGTCTCATTGAGAAAAGAAGCTCTGATGTGAAGCAGCAGATCAGATCTCAGCAGGAAACTGAAGCCAGTCGAGTCAAAGATCTTcaggagaagctgcagcaggagatCACTGATCTGAGGAGGAAAGACGCTGAGCTGGAGCAGCTCTCACAAACAGAGGACCACACCCAGTTTCTGCAGAACTACCCAGAGCTTTCAAATCTCACTGTCCGTAAAGACTCATCCAAGATCAATATCCGTCCTGTACGATACTTTGAGGATTTGACAACAGCTGTGTTAAAGGCCAGAGATAAACTGCACAACATCCTTATTGATGTGTGGACCAAGATCTTAGAGATTGAAGTGGATGTTTTACTCTTTCAACCTCAGCCTAAGACCAGAGCTGAATTCTTACAGTATTCACGTCAAATCACACTGGATCCAAACACAGCAGGAAATTGGCTGTCATTATCTGAAGGGAACAGGCAAACAACAGTGAAAGAGACCCTCAGGGTTTTGTTAAACCCACCATCACGATTGTACCCTTTAGCTCAACCAGGTTCCCACACTGATTTCGACAGACTTCAGGTCCTGAGCAGGGAGAGTCTGACTGGACGATGTTACTGGGAGGTGGAGTGGAGAGGGCGTTCAGTTTCGGTTGCAGTCACATACAGGTATATGAGAGGACCTGTATATGAAAGCGGATTTGGCAACGATGCCACGTCTTGGGCAATGCATTGTCTTAGTCATCGCTATAAATTCAGACATGATAACATCAGAACTCCCATCTCAGGCCCTCAGTCCTCCAGAGTGGGAGTGTACCTGGATCACAGTGCAGGTATTCTGTCCTTCTACAGCGTCTCTGAGACCATGACGCTCCTGCACAGAGTCCAGACCACATTCACTCAGCCGCTCTATGCTGGAGTTGGACTTTATTGTGTTGATGGCTCTGCTGATCTGTGTGAGATCAAGTAG